The window TACCTAAGtacatttcaaagcaaataCTTCACTTTAACTTGGGTAAAGAAGTAGTTCAacttttaacagagtatttttaaacaagaGTATCTGTACTTCTTGAGTGGaggatgtgtgtattttttcacAGTGCTCATAGATGCTTTACAAGCTCATAAAGTGGAAGAAGGGGGTGAAATAGAGGTCAAAGGCAAGAGTGAAAGGTTCGTtcttagttgttgtttttttatagagtTATGTATAGAGTGTTGGACTGTCGATATCACTTGGTAAGGAGTTCTACAGGGAGGGGGAGCTCCAAGGTCCAGCGCTAAGTCTCAGCTTGGGCTACAGTACTAGCATCAGCAGCACATTTGAATTGGCTTGTTTTGTTAGAAAGGAGGTAGAAGTTTTGGTCATGAAATCATGACACATTCATTAcctttgatgtgtttgtgtgaacttTTATCCAGTTCTCCACTTCCTCGATCTTCTTCTTGTGGACCGCCAGCTcagcctacacacacagacagtttaggaaaaaaaaaagatatatatatatccacatgtttcttaagtCTTCATCACTACATGTgtggcagtcattccagtgtctgttgaattccgaCACAGataaaaattgtcagtagtttagagaatagaataaaacaagagtaaatgataatgctgaagagGTCTGGATTTAGATTTTAGGTGTCTTCATTTGTCATATAGTTAGCCAAAACCATCAGTGTTGTGGCAAAAAAATGGATTTCATAACTGCCTTTACAGAAAATGTACTGTATCAGATATATTTtaggatgatgatgaagaatTTAATCATATCAGCCACatcgttttttaaagatattgaGTTAATACTGTATCGAAGTGTAATAGTGAAAATAAATTGctaatgtgaaatgtgtttagaACAGTAGAGGAAAGCCAGTTGGATTCAGAGCAACTGTATCAGAATGATTTCACAGAGACCAGAACACATGTAACCAGTGATGATGCTGACCTGTGAACGGGGCGAGTATCTGTCCACCCAGGACTCATCCTGGTCCCTGTGGGCACACTCTCTCAgcagggagggggtggggggctgtAAGCTGCCTGCCTCTCCTGCCCTCTTCCTGGGCTTCTTCACCTCAGCCTTGGAGCTCACAGCCTTTCTCCTTCTGGACACAGCAAAGCTTTCTCCTGGCAATTCAGTGAAGGACGGGTCCACCCAGCGGTTCAgctaataaaaaatacagtcaataacaaacaaaaatgatttaggttatttaatcagaatcagaattcctctATTTGTTCCGCAATgagaacatttacattattatgtATAGTGCAAATCAAGTGAATAGAATagagttaaatataaaaaaataaaatagcaaacaAGTACACCATTGTGAATACAAGTAGcagtgtatatttagtttttaaggGACCATATAAAGTTAGAGAGGTAGCTGGTTctgtgaaaaaataaagtgtgaatTGCATGAGGATATATTGTACATGCGTGTATATTGCACAAAGTTTTATATTAATAGTAAATTAACAATTAAAGGTGTGTATCTAAAGTAGATACACTGGCTATACTGGAGGAGGAAGGGTTCTTTGTGTGCTCAGCGAAGAGCTGATACATCCCCAATGCAAGCCTTAAGGTACTCCTGTAACAGCAGATTAAACTGATGCTATGAAAAATGGGACAATTATAGATgaattaagataaaataaaaacaaagtgaaagatTAGTGGGAACAAATACTAAATGAAGTACGTTTAAAATCCTGTTAAAGAAAGCAATtgtaaataaatcctttaataTTCTATAGATATCCTGTATACAGTTTAGCAATGGTGGACTGTAATAAAGTATATTAACGCTAATTTGTTACTTCACCTCGACTGCATTCTGGAATcctatattgtatttttactccatGGCaattatctgacagctttaattCCTTTATAGAATTAGAATATTAACTCACATAAGacataaatcaacaaataaaaacatatagtATTTTCCTGTTATGCTAAGTTCAACATTAATTATCTaatattttaaatctgaaatggGCCATATCAGATaatgagtgcttttactttttgtatttaaggTAGATTTTGATGCccatacttttgtactttaacttcagtacaattttgaatgcaggacttgaaGTACTTGAAACAGAGTATTTGTACAATGTAGtattacttcttccacctctgctcaTAGCTCGCTTCTggagtcaaaacacacacattatgtggTGTAATCCgatgtggaagaagtactcagatcttgtacttgagtaaaagcagtattaaaacattcatatttcacCAGCACAACAATTCACAGCAGTGTCTAACATAATGACTTGAATAATACATTAAGtgcaaaatgttttacatgCATGTATATtctcagaggtgggagaagtacttaggtcttgtacttgagtaaagtagaagtaccagagtgtaggaatactctgtcacagtaaaagtcctgcattctaaatgttcctccagtgaaagtagaaagtactctcatctaaatgtacttaaagtagcgacagtaaaagtagtcattgtttgattggtccatttcagaataatatctctgatatgttttataattattgatcattaaagtgttctcagagctggtaaaggtgcagctagtttgaatggctttgtatactgcagggtagctgctggatttactgcaggtgaactacagtctgatttaagggctgattatatttaccatcattcatccagatctgtaaactaaagggattaaatacatgtagtggtgtaaaagtacaccatttacctctgaaatgtagtggggtagaagtataAACTAGCAAACAATGGAATACCTCAACATCTTACAGTTACGTACACCACTATACGCGTATCTCGCTTCTGGAGATCTACATCCACACATAATGTGATGTCATGCTAATGTAACGTTAATACCTTACCCTGCTGGAAGCGGCTTTCTCTCCCCCGGAAAGTTTGTCCATCCTGCACCGTGCTGCCTCACATCGAGGCCATCAACACCTGCGACCCTGAAAAgtgtgttgttggtggtggAGATGCTTTTAGCTCGATCTAACGCAGGCAGCAAAACAATTCACACTTCTATTAGTAGTAAACAGCATAAGAAAAGGGAGGGTGGAGGTTTAAGGTTATGTAGTACCTTAACTTCTCATCGTTGTTATTGTGCTGCCAAACATGTAGTAACATATCCTTAGCATATAATGTTTATATACGCTTAGAGTACATTTTAGTATATTTTAAAGTCTGAGGGTGTAACTACATCACATGCGGACCGCAGAATGTTGAATATGTTAGCTAACGAAGTTGTTAGTTTGAATAAAGCCAATATAATATCTGTTAACTCACCTTGTTAGACCATGTGAAGCACACACGGCGTCACCTTGTTAGAGCGAAATGAGAAATAAAGTGAATGTGTAAATCCAACAAACAGTACCGTAAGGTTAGCAAAGAGTTGCTGAGACAAAGTGAAGTTTATCTATTTAAACTCCGGGATACGTTGTGCCACAAACTGTCTGTTTATTGACGTAAAACTGACGTAAAGCAACCAGTTTACTGCAGTGTTTGTGAAAGTCTGGCGTGTTTGCTTACATCCAGCAAGCTAACCAACGCTTCCAGTTCGTCACAATTCTCTTTCTCAggtcagttaaaaaaaaaacacatttatcttaACGTCTAAAGAGTGTGTCTAGACtggcatgaataaataatagcactattgtgtttttacaggTGCCGTCATCACGACACGTGTTGGCTGCTAAGAAGCTATGAAGATGAGGAAGCGACCAAACATTCTGCTAACAGGTGATCAACAACTACTGCTGCATGTCTTTTAgccagaggtgtaaagtaactaagtaaatgtactgaaatactgtacttgagtacaattatCAGGTACTACTTGAGTCTTTCCATGTTATGTTACATTGTACTGTagctccactacaattcagaggtaaatgatgtacttttactccactacatttatgtaataccttgttactttgcagatttggattaatgataaaCAGTGTAATCAACACATCAGACTTTGGTTCAGCCTGGATTACATTCACATGCTACCCAGCagtaaattaattaataaaaatgatcatcaatcatcaataattataaacaaaacatattgtatatattgtcctgaggtatttttactttaattgtatttgatgctaatacttttgtacttttacttgagtaacattttgaatgcaggattctgattctgtttctgttgAAGGTATTTAGCTAAAAGCAGAGGTGGGTGAAGtacccagatcttgtacttgagtaaaagtagaagtattcaggtcttgtacttgagtaaaagtagaagtactcaggtcttgtacttgagtaaaagtagaagtactcagattttgtacttgagtaaaagtagaagtactcagatcttgtacttgagtaaaagtagaagtactcagatcttgtacttgagtaaaagtagaagtaccagagtgtaggaatactctgtcacagtaaaagtctgcattcaaaatgttcctccagtgaaagtagaaagtactctcatctaaatgtacttaaagtagcgacagtaaaagtagtcattgtttgattggtccatttcagaataatatctctgatatgttttataatgattgatcattaaagtgttctcagagctggtaaaggtgcagctagttcgaatggctttgtatactgcagggtagctgctggatttactccaggtgaactaaagtctgatttaagggttgatcatatttcactagggatgcaccgattgcaaaaatgacGGCtgatgttttactatttaaactgtaatagtagcataaggcagcctatccctttaagagaaagagtgggggatacgtgtgtgcttgtgtaagagtgagagagaggttgagcgagccatagtaagtttctggaagttaacaggagtagcagcaagtataacaaagtcacaaatataaacgacggcctcccaagaacacggaatgatggatttaatttaccgatcctgcagacacccgctACATGGGGCaaaagtcctgcagcatgcagcGGGTAGCAGCATCTCctgcgacttctcccggtcacgtagacgtagcaaaacataaacatcggcgactgccatcggtgatgtcaccttattttaccgatgtgccgatggtggtaaatagggctaacatcggccgatgtctCACagatgtatcggtgcatccctatatttcacatcattaatcctaatctgtaaagtaactaaaagtattaaataaatgtagtggagtagaggtacatgatttacctctaAACTGTAGTTGgatagaagtacaaagtagcaaaaaattaaaatacttaagtaaTGTTAAAGTCTCTCAACTGtgtaattaagtacattacTTGGTTACTTTTAAACCAATGTACCAGATGGGTCCGAGCCATCAGTATGGCTAAACCACCTGATAATTTCTCACCAGCTGATGTCGTATGCATGACTTTACCTTTTAAGAGTAGGGCAATACTAAATGTACATGTCCTCAATGTTACAGGAACCCCTGGCGTTGGAAAGACAACCTTAGGAAAGGAGCTGGCCCAGCGGACAGGGCTGTCCTATGTCAACATAGGAGACCTGGCACAGGAAGGTAAAAACCTTACCCGGCTGTTCAACAGATATATTCCACTACTATTCAtcaattttttttccatttattgttgtgtctttttaaaatgtttaatctttattttgtgtattatgtttatactgtatacatatacagtgctcagcgtaaatgagttTTCCCcttcgaaaagtaacatttgaaacaatatctcaatgaacacaaaaacaatttccaaaatgttgacaagactaagttttatataacatctgtttaacttataacatgaattaaggttaataatataacgtagattacacatttttcagttttactcaaataagggcgatgcaaaaattagtacaccccactgaaagtctctggagcaaagctacattttagactacaaatgtctaatttaacaataatcaaccaCAGGTGAGTGTAATTATTCACTgcacaggtgtccagcagacagctgactataaaagggtgttacttaaagaaaaccccttcccatttcatgttgttagcaccacatggaagagaaatgtcacaagacctgagaaagaaaataatttctttacACCGCAAAGGTCAAGGCTGCAAGAAGATCAGCACAGCTTTACCTATGAGTCAGAATACTGGAGCAGAAGTGGTACAAAAACTTAAAGAAGATGCAGCTgcaaccatctcacagagacATGCAGGTCGTCCACGGAAGTTAACACCTCGACAGGAGTgtcttctgatgagaagggtCGAAGAAAATCGGCatgcaagttcactgcagttatctaaggaagtagaaagccaaactggggtgactatttcccgtgacacaatacggcgtacactgcagaggaatggcatgcatGGTGCCGTCCAcgaaggaagcctctcctaaagcccaggcacaaaaaaAGCCAGCCTagagtttgccagggcccatgctgacaaagaggaagactactgggactctaTACTCTAGAGCAACGAGACCAagacaaatgtttttggaactgatggcttcaaaactgCATGGTGTGgcaaaggtgaggaatacaaagagACATGCATGGCgcctacagtgaaacatggtggcagtgtccttatgtggggctgcatgagtgctgctggtgtcggggAGCTGCGTTTCATTGATGGCATCACGGATTCACAGATGAACtgctctatactgaaagagaagatgataCCAACACTCCGTGCCCTTGATCGTCGTGCACtccaacatgacaatgatcctaaacacacatctaaggccactgttggatttctgaagaagaacagggtgaaagtgattcagtggccaagtatgtctctggatctgaacccaattgaacacctatggggaattctgaagagacaagttgagcatcactctccatccagcatccggTCTCTAAAAGAGGTCATTGTTGAAGATTGGAAAAAGATTGCtgtagcaaaatgtttccaacttgttcattcTATTcctagaagacttggtgctgtcattaaaaatcatggaggccaaacaaagaactagatgtagtagtttttgttgtggggtgtactcatttttgcatcgcccttatttgagtaaaactgaaaaatgtgtaatctaagatatattattaacattactttcatgttataagttaaacagatgttatataaaacttgtcaacattttggaacaattcaaatgttacttttcaaagggggtgtactcatttacgctgagcactgtatgtgtttatttttaactttagtACGGTAGAAAACAGCATTTCCGTCTCCCTGTTTGTACCACACACTCAGAGATATTgataataaagttgactttgactttgaaatagAAACCTAGACTGGGGAAAGCACCCACAGGATGGAGCATCCGTCATCTTAACtgttgaatgaatgaaaaccCTTATTGACCACTTTTTGTGCTGGTTTGAATCTTCAGTCAATGGTTCACTTCTAGACTTCTAATGCAACTATAAGCTGATAAATGTCAGAGATAATCCTGATTCTGTCTCCACAGGAGAACTTTATGATGGCTACGATGACGAGTACCAATGCCCAATTTTGGATGAGGACAGGGTGAGTTAGATTCATGCAAGCTCTTGACCAGGGGATATGATCTGTCTGGTCTGTGCTGCACATGTATATGATTTTGAACTGCACTCTGCTGCACTATTGCACATCTTGCTTAAACTCACTAAATTCCCTGTGTCCTTTTTTATCTGCTTCACAGCAAACCGTTATTTCCCATGACATTTAAACCATAGTCGATTTATAGGACTCGTATTATGCGAtaattgaacaatatattgtaggaccatatctatacaaaacatgtctgaagtgttttactcaaaataacaaacagatcccccattgtagcatgcctcacccccctctatttcagccctgttcctgaagtgctgattctgtgactgtagctttaaatgaactagctgctgctggccacacccctttggagcgtcatgctctctcctctcaagagagttttctacctggagaaactcagctaaacgctgccgtgattaaacgccatattatgttccaaaccacatccagcattatttctgaaacagtatggagctcaaacgtttctctctcggtttaccacaaggacaggacctttatattacacacagtctctccagtacagcgttaactctgagtgttagcgctgcttgctaatgtaaacacagaccataatacttgCAGAACAGAGTGGATTCAGCCAGGAGTTCAATtcaaagccagcccacattttccttattacgtcatatcggcagcaaatctggatcagcacgtttgtacccctgtttttagagatgtgggtaaggaggaaaagagagagggttgtattctGACACTTTGAGTGTACTTACACACAGGGGACACATACTTATGTATTAAAGaagtgcattttacataataggggacctttcaACTAGGATTCTGAAGTTCCAGTACTGAACATGCTATAAACCAGTAAATAATACTTCATCAGTTTGattgaaaatgaattatacTACTGAACATTATACAAAAACACTATTGTGACagtaatgtatttatgtaacctacatatacagtacatgcatgtttatttgtatttacagcaGAAGAGCTGTAGGAGGTGTTGCTGTTTCTTCCTCATGCCGCTCCATACTGTATTGTATGAAGACAAACGACAGGCTTAAGGCATTGCAAGCGGAGTTTAATTCCTCTCTGTAACAACCCTTGCGACCATGCATCTGATCTCTACAGATTGAATGAGGTTACGGGTATGTTAAAGTGGCTGTATTGTCCTCTTTCAGGTGGTGGATGAGCTGGACGAACAGATGGTAGACGGTGGTATGATTATTGACTATCATGGCTGTGACCTGTTCCCTGAGCGCTGGTTCCACATCGTCTTTGTCCTCCgcacagacaacacacagctaTACACGCG of the Eleginops maclovinus isolate JMC-PN-2008 ecotype Puerto Natales chromosome 12, JC_Emac_rtc_rv5, whole genome shotgun sequence genome contains:
- the ak6 gene encoding adenylate kinase isoenzyme 6 is translated as MKMRKRPNILLTGTPGVGKTTLGKELAQRTGLSYVNIGDLAQEGELYDGYDDEYQCPILDEDRVVDELDEQMVDGGMIIDYHGCDLFPERWFHIVFVLRTDNTQLYTRLESRGYTGKKLQDNVQCEIFQTIYEEAMEAYSEDIVHQLTSNTPEDMDRNLEQIIQWTEQWMKDNN